From the genome of Saccharicrinis carchari, one region includes:
- a CDS encoding GH92 family glycosyl hydrolase, with amino-acid sequence MIRTSVVLILVASLFFSCQTNTTETMVEDTNLASYVNCFVGTDGPGNTYPGAVLPFGMVQLSPDNGLPGWDRIAGYYWPDSTIAGFSHKHLSGTGAGDLYDILVLPYNSRFTADLWPEQEHYRPYSMFSHDAEAASPGYYSVDLLSSGIKAELTTTQRVGMHRYTFPADEESKILIDLGYKLNWDDPTDTYLKLEDETTIVGHRYSRGWAPDQREHFVMKLSKPIADIAFYANGKKVDAQEANAKYTKAEIKFKSEEGEQVLIKMALSSHSIEGAKKNLETELAHWDFNEVVAGANQAWNEYLSKIKIKGTQEQKELFYTNLYHCFLTPSLHSDVDGFYKGADGQMHQAVGYNKYDTFSLWDTFRATHPLYTMLCPDETVDMIKSFLSHYDETGLLPVWSMAGNETFMMIGYHAVPVIVDAYFKGIEMDAPKALEACVASANEKGRQIDQYIKYGYVPATGEGESWSVSKTLEYAYNDWCIAQMAMDMGEQEVYDTFAQRMDYWKNLYDPASTFFRPKDVDGEFILPFLAKDYGPEYCESNAWQYFWFVPHDVQGLIDTLGYDRFSAKLDSMFNYYPKPEDKLPIFSTGMIGQYAHGNEPSHHVAYLYNYIGKPHKTQEMVRRIIDTQYSLEPDGYCGNEDCGQMSAWLVYSAMGMYPVNPADGVYHLTSPTVSEATVKMANGKQFVVKADNQSKENKYIQQMFLNGEPYNELTITHQQMAEGGELRFVLGNMPRK; translated from the coding sequence ATGATTCGAACTTCAGTAGTTTTAATTTTGGTGGCAAGCCTATTTTTTTCCTGCCAAACCAACACAACCGAAACAATGGTGGAAGATACCAATCTCGCATCCTATGTAAACTGCTTTGTGGGTACCGACGGGCCGGGCAATACCTATCCGGGCGCTGTGCTGCCTTTTGGCATGGTACAACTGAGTCCGGACAACGGACTACCGGGCTGGGACAGGATTGCAGGATACTACTGGCCCGATTCTACCATTGCCGGTTTTAGCCATAAACACCTTTCGGGGACGGGAGCGGGCGACTTGTACGATATTTTGGTGCTGCCCTATAACAGCCGTTTTACCGCCGACCTATGGCCGGAGCAAGAACATTATCGTCCCTATTCCATGTTTAGCCATGATGCAGAGGCGGCCTCCCCGGGTTATTATTCGGTGGATTTATTGAGCTCCGGTATCAAAGCCGAGCTTACCACCACGCAGCGGGTGGGAATGCACCGTTATACCTTTCCGGCCGATGAAGAGTCAAAAATATTGATCGATTTGGGGTATAAACTCAACTGGGACGATCCCACGGATACTTACCTTAAATTAGAAGATGAAACTACCATTGTAGGACACCGTTATTCGCGGGGCTGGGCACCCGATCAGCGTGAGCATTTTGTGATGAAGCTATCAAAGCCCATTGCCGACATCGCCTTTTATGCCAATGGCAAAAAAGTAGATGCCCAGGAAGCCAATGCCAAATATACGAAAGCCGAAATTAAATTTAAGTCGGAGGAAGGTGAGCAGGTGCTCATTAAAATGGCCTTGTCGTCGCACTCCATCGAAGGGGCTAAAAAGAATCTGGAAACCGAATTAGCTCATTGGGATTTTAATGAGGTGGTGGCAGGTGCCAATCAGGCCTGGAACGAATATCTATCTAAAATTAAAATAAAAGGCACGCAAGAGCAAAAGGAGCTTTTTTATACCAATCTGTACCATTGCTTCCTGACCCCCTCGCTGCACAGCGATGTGGATGGCTTTTACAAAGGAGCCGATGGGCAGATGCACCAGGCAGTAGGTTACAATAAATACGACACCTTTTCGCTGTGGGATACTTTTAGGGCCACCCATCCGCTTTATACGATGCTGTGCCCCGACGAAACGGTGGATATGATTAAATCCTTTTTATCGCATTACGACGAAACCGGATTGCTGCCCGTATGGTCCATGGCCGGTAACGAAACCTTTATGATGATAGGTTACCATGCCGTGCCCGTTATTGTGGATGCCTATTTTAAAGGAATTGAGATGGATGCCCCTAAAGCCCTGGAAGCCTGTGTGGCATCGGCCAACGAAAAGGGGCGACAGATAGACCAGTACATCAAATATGGCTATGTGCCCGCCACAGGTGAAGGCGAGAGCTGGTCGGTATCCAAAACCCTGGAGTACGCCTATAACGATTGGTGCATTGCGCAGATGGCAATGGATATGGGCGAGCAGGAAGTGTATGATACCTTTGCCCAACGGATGGATTACTGGAAAAACCTTTACGACCCGGCTTCCACCTTTTTCAGGCCGAAGGATGTTGATGGGGAATTTATATTGCCCTTTTTAGCTAAGGATTATGGTCCCGAGTATTGCGAAAGCAACGCCTGGCAGTATTTTTGGTTTGTGCCCCACGATGTGCAAGGTTTGATTGACACCTTAGGATATGATCGTTTTTCCGCCAAGCTCGATTCCATGTTCAACTATTACCCAAAGCCCGAGGATAAACTGCCCATTTTTAGTACGGGTATGATTGGGCAATATGCGCACGGAAACGAGCCGAGCCATCATGTGGCCTATCTGTACAATTACATTGGCAAGCCCCATAAAACACAGGAAATGGTGCGCCGCATTATCGATACGCAATACAGCCTGGAGCCCGACGGCTATTGCGGCAACGAGGACTGTGGGCAAATGTCGGCCTGGCTGGTTTATTCGGCCATGGGCATGTACCCGGTCAATCCGGCCGATGGCGTGTACCATCTCACTTCCCCAACGGTGAGCGAGGCCACGGTTAAAATGGCCAACGGTAAGCAGTTTGTGGTAAAAGCCGACAATCAATCCAAAGAAAATAAGTACATCCAGCAGATGTTTTTAAATGGGGAACCTTACAACGAGCTTACCATAACACATCAACAAATGGCCGAAGGTGGCGAGCTGCGCTTTGTTTTGGGCAATATGCCCCGCAAATAA
- a CDS encoding MarC family NAAT transporter, whose amino-acid sequence MLEIVLVTFFALLPISNPFSTIPLYLSLTAGYSKAWSQKQALKAAFYMAGILLVFLWAGAFIIDFFGISIPAIRVAGGVIIMRVGFGMLNPKDADDITEAAKQESRTKKDIAFTPLAMPSLSGPGSISVVISMAASSDDILSYLAVSAGIVAVVIVAWLAMRGAPFVSRFLGITGLDALTRIMGFLLICIAFQFVFDGLGGYLASERFLQPIIEHLKMTLVI is encoded by the coding sequence ATGCTTGAAATTGTACTGGTTACTTTCTTTGCACTGTTGCCAATTTCCAATCCATTTAGTACCATACCCCTGTATTTATCACTTACCGCCGGGTACTCCAAAGCGTGGTCGCAGAAACAGGCACTAAAGGCAGCTTTTTATATGGCAGGCATTCTGCTTGTTTTTCTTTGGGCCGGTGCCTTTATTATCGATTTCTTCGGGATTTCTATTCCTGCCATTCGCGTTGCCGGTGGAGTGATCATTATGCGGGTGGGTTTTGGCATGCTCAATCCAAAAGATGCTGATGATATTACCGAAGCGGCCAAACAAGAATCGAGAACCAAAAAAGATATTGCCTTCACACCTTTGGCAATGCCCTCTTTAAGTGGTCCGGGTTCTATTTCTGTAGTTATCAGCATGGCGGCTTCATCGGACGATATTCTGAGTTATCTTGCCGTATCGGCGGGTATCGTGGCTGTTGTAATTGTGGCCTGGCTCGCTATGCGGGGTGCTCCTTTTGTTTCCCGGTTTTTAGGCATTACAGGGCTTGACGCACTTACACGGATTATGGGATTTCTCCTTATCTGTATTGCATTTCAGTTTGTATTTGATGGCCTTGGCGGATACCTCGCCAGTGAACGCTTTTTACAGCCCATCATCGAACACTTAAAGATGACATTAGTTATTTAG